The Panicum virgatum strain AP13 chromosome 6K, P.virgatum_v5, whole genome shotgun sequence nucleotide sequence tgaacacaatcacggtcaccttggccccgggttccactaaggagcttctccacaaaggatgggggtctccacgtcccccgcacaaagatgtcgtcgccgctccacaccaagtcggagggtcaatgacgttgccggcgagcttcacgctccaaggtgcgggcgcaccaagctcttgttttggttcgctagagaaccacagcacaaaggctcaaggccttgcaatcacactcactaagagctaacctttacacaacactctcaaagtgtgctaagggctaaggatatgatcttgatgcttttgtatggcttggagatgttcttggttgtgtgtgggatgtccagcaactccagcaaacttcaaatggccggggtgaggcatatattaggccaccaagtcttgtagccgttgctccaacggtcagcaaaattctgcgtaccatcggatgaaccgatgcctctggcatgggtagcgtcggttcatccagtcTCTCTAagcacgaagtagccgttgaacttctaacagctgacacagtgaccaccggttgaaccgatgctttgttccgatgcatcaccggttcatccggtgcttaaggatcttctcctgacagctgacgtcattactccgatggtatgcaccgatgcttcaccggttcaaccggtgctgaagaatcttctcctgggctcttgacatcgtctctggaacatatgacgcccaatgcaccgatgcccctgtttgacccgtcggttcatccggtgcccataagctgacttggctttgattcccttctgcaccagaattccatagcgtcggttcttccgactaccatcggatgcaccgatacccttggcgtcggttcttccggtgctactgactgaagagctttcagggcgctgccctgagacctacgaggggcggctccccctcgacccccatccgctaaccgggtagcggaacccccgtaggggcggcccttcgggcctaactttgcctattttctctttgtctttgtcatcacttggaCCTAAATGCCTGAGAatgtcatcttaacaatcatattagtcccattgattgcgttgtcattcgatcaccaaaatcactcgaaatggcataaatggtgccattttcgttTCAAGTACCAGCTCATGTGTAACAGTTGGAggttcagttatgggcacaccATGCATCAAATTGCATTGATTAATATCGTAGTACTCTTGATTAGAGTTTAAGCAAGAGTTAACGGCACTAAGCAAGCTACTCCCTTAGTGTTGCCTTTTTGTTAAGCCATCTCCCTTAGTGTTAATCAAAGTGTATATTATATATCTTCAACTCTCTAATAAGTTGTTAATGCATCCACCACAATATGGGCAGGTCGTGTGATAATAATAGATGTTTTAATTTGTGAAGTTACCATGAGTGTTTATTTGTGCGACGACTATTAATTCTTTTTCAAGTAAAGAATTCATTTTCATTTTCTAAAATCATATAAGCTTAAGGCTTGAAATGAAGGTGagttggaggaggaagagggagggAGCTTAGCCCTCCCTCCAGCTATGTGCCGCATCCACCGCTGTGGCTGACAAGcactcactactacagaaatcttAACAGAGATGGTCAAAAAATATTAATCGAGACGGTTTTTGCAACAGCTCGAAGTGAAGGCCACAGTTAATCatggcattaaccgaggcggttgcatAAACCACCTCGATTAATCCTTATTTTTCTCTATGTTTTTAGATTATTGTCGTCTATGTACATATATGTGATGACAAGGCACACACACGTGCACCTCATCTCCACTCTTACACAAGTATGCGTATGCGTTTTTTTAGGTCTTACTAAGCAGTCGCTACAAATATGAAACTTCAGATTTTAATTGACAATATAATGCATCCATGCTTGCCACCATTTACTATTGGAGTTTATAGTTTTATTATATGCAATCAAAGTCATGCTAAACATTCAATATAtagtatatataaaataaagtcaAGCATCACCAGTTTAATTATTATCTGTTCTTACATGGAGCGAGAAAGCAAAAATTAACAAATTACGAGCAACAGAAACTAACAAAAAAGTAGTTAATAACTAGAAACATCCATCCACATCAACATCATCCACATGCATGCGCAATCTATAGCACAGACAAACACAAGAATCCAAAGGGGAAAAGAGCATGGCTCCTTTTTGCTTCTCTTTTGTGTCATCTTGCTTATTATTTTAAATTCATTTAGATACATCAATCAAATTACACTCCAAGcgcaatgccatgcatgaacatatgcatgcatgcatccatgCAATTtctctttacaaaaaaaaaccaattaacacacactctctctttaGTATtcactccaaaccaaaaaaaaaacatgttaaatcaaaatgtgaaagaaaaaatccaacaaaataaattatgcGCCTTGGAAATCCTCATTATTTCATGTATAGACAGATCAGATCAGGTGAGATGATAGCTAGAAAGGATCACAGATAGAGATCAGATCAAGAAAGATATCAAGGAGAGAGATGCATGTGCACACACACCAGCTTAATATCATGCATGGTCATTTGGTCCCATAAAAAGTAGGGAGTGAGCACCGCTTTCCATGGCTTCCAGGTTGGACGGTGTTAGTTCTTGGTCATCGTCCCACATCAGCAGGTGCTGCGCCGACTCGTCGTCCCACCCtagctgctcctcctcctgctgcttctgCTGATGCTGCCcgtagcagcagccgccgccgccgttcgccaTGCCGGCGGCTTGGCCATTGTTGGCGTTGCCTCCCTCGTGATCATCATGGCCTGTTTCCTCACCTAAGCCGCAGTCCATGGTTGCCATGCCCATGCCGATGCCGTCGACCAGGGGAGGCAGCTGGAAGCTCGGCgcgtccatcgccgccgccgtgaagGTGAGGAACGGGTGCTGCAGCTGGGCCACGGCCGGCGACGTCAGCGACGACGGCGGGCTTACGCTTGTGTCGAACATGAAGAAGGGGCAGTGCGGCGgaggcagcagcgccgccggcggggagtctgcttggccgccggcgcccagcaGCTTCGGCGACAGCGCTAGGCTCTGGCTGATGATGGCGTCGAGCTGGTGCTCCGCCGCGCTGCTGAACGGTGTCTGCAGGtggccaagcgccgccgccgcatccgacGCCGCCGTGCTGCGTGGAGGGCTCGACGTCGTCGTCACCGACGAGCTCGTCGTGCTCACTGCCGGCTTGCGGATCTTCTTCTTGATCCACGAGTTCCAGTAGTTCTTGATCTCGTTGTCCGTCCGGCCAGGCAAGTGGCTGGCAATGTGAGCCCACCTGCACAATGGGGAATAAGGTCATGTACACATCAACTAGGTGTTGCATTCCTTCGGATTAGGCCTTCGTTTTCAAGTAATGCAATCTTAATACCTTTATAATACTATACATACACATCGATTTGTTCTAGTCGTGTTCAAGTTAAACTAGTCGAAAACGACTTGCGAAAAATGGCACGAGTAGTTGCTATACATGTGTGATGTCAAGCTGATGTGTGTACTGATCATAAATAATATTAATTTGTTTGGAAGGACAAATTAAATGAAAACCTTGGAAAAATGTGTGATAGCTAGATAAAGACAAATACCATCCTAAGACACTTCAAATCACAATTAATTTTGTAGAAATTTCATATCAGATTTTGTTGTCTGCTGCCTACTAGCTAGACTGCCAAGTCAATGTCGGAAGAGACGCGAATGAATCAAGAAGGAAACTCTGACGAAGGCGATGAAGCATCTAGTACCAACTTGCAGCCAAGTCAGCATTTCCAAACTAAGAACACAATAATTGAGCATGGAAACTCATCGAGTCACAACGAAAAACACCAATGTGGGTGGTGGTGGACAAATTCTTGCTACTAGCAGTTGACAGAAAAATCATTTTGGTAGCAATCGGCATGCAAGTACTTAATTTGCAGTGATTGAGTGGTTTGGGGAGAACTTAATTAAGAAGCAAAGAAGAAAGCTCCATTTGGTACTAACAGAACGAAAGCACTAGCACACTTGCGGCATACCTGTTGCCAACAATGGCGTGGAGGCTGATGATCagcttctcctcctccgccgtgaaCCGCCCCCGCCTGATGTCCGGTCTGAGGTAGTTGATCCATCGCAACCGGCAGCTCTTCCCGCACCGCTGCAGACCTACAGAGCCATCACATTGCAGAAATTTAATCGACCAAAAATCACCCAATGCTCAACCATCCAAGAACAATGATCCAAATGTTCACCATCACCAATCAATTCATGGAAAGTAGTCAAGAGAGAACCTACCGGCTTTCTCCGGGACCTCGCTCCAGCACCCATAGCCATGGGTGGTGATGTATCTGATGAGCTTCTCATCCTCCTCAGGAGACCAGAGCCCCCTCTTCACCTTCTGCTGGTTGCAGCAGGAGTGATGCCCCATGCACACAACACAAACTTGAAAATTCACTACTTATAGCTAATATCTAGCTTAACACTACTATAGCTGCTGGCTATGCACACGAACACAGAAGTTAAATGCTAGCTGATGCAATTTGTGTTATAACTATCAAGCGAGCAGTATGCATATGACATCTCATGGGTGCAAATGGTTGGTTGGTGTTTAGCAGCCCTTTTAACATGAGCTTTCTCTTGGCTTGGCCCCTTCCTCTTCTAGCTCTAGCTTCTGCCTCCTTCACACCTCTTCGCCGATTATTTAATTAATCGAATCATCgattttttttctctaattGCTTCCTGAGGGATCCTCCTGATTAAGCAAGCATGCAAGGCCTCACCATGACTCTTCCCTTTCATATTGCATTTCCATGGTGAGGGCCCTACATACCTTGGTTCCACTTTAATTGGTGCTTTCTATCTAACACTACAGCGACATGGCATCAAACATGTAGCTAGGAAGAATGGTTGCTTCACTTTTATACACTTGCATGGGCACTTGTGCTATACATGGCATCAGTATGAAGCATGATGCAACCATAACTAACCAGAAGATATCTACATGACATATACTGTTGTGGGGTATTATGTGTGTATTATACATCATGTGTGGCATGAAAGCCATTGTTGTTGTCAAGACAAAAGTGCACAGCTCTATGTGCCTTTGGGTGCTCCTGTTGGTAGTTAGCAAGCAAATGTGGAGTTTGGTATGTAATCAACGCAATATTGTGCGTGATCTTGATGTCAACCTACCTTTTGATGGCCTCAGAAATGAACCTTGAGGTACATCTTGATTGGAATTCGAATTTGTAAGTATGTTGGCATGATCTCAATAAGCATCATTGCTAATAATTTTGCTTGGTTATTTCTCAATTTGAGTGGGATATGCACCATCgtccattcttttttttttaaccaaATGAAGTAACATAGAAAACTGAGTTTGGCTGCAAAAAAAAGGAAGCGAGAAAAACGTATATGTTATAAAGTCACATAGTTTAATTAACTGGAATTATCTCCATTAGGAAAACCAAACAACCTTAAAATACAATAGATCACAAACAACAATTAATTTATTGTGATCCATTTTTAACTTACATAAATACCATATGAACACGTTATCTCACTGATATAGTATTATTGTATAACAAAATATCCAATTATGTGAGCTTAAaacaaattttctaaaaaaagataAATACAATGTGCTATAGTTCCTGCAAAAAGGAAAAGTATCCAGCCTCATTTGAACTAATAACACTGCAAATGTATTTAAACACCGATATATAAGAAATAGTCTATGAGAAACTACATCCTTGTCATAGCACATACCCTAACTCAGATTTGAGATTTCTATTATGAGCCCAAggagtatatatatattctaGGTTGTTTCTGGAATTTCGAAATAAAGAACTTTTATTTGTTACAAACAAATGCAGAAATAGCTAGTTCATGAGGGTcattttatttgatttgttgagaATGTGATGTCGATGAGAAATTTGAGTTCTAGATTGTGCTATGATTAGCTATATATAATCATTTTATAGTATTCATTAAGTGATTTATGGATTTCTTTTCATTGGACCAATCAATTCCAAACATACGAGGACAACAATTggatttccaaaaaaatttattttgcattgcACTTGAATGTACACTAAACATTTATTTGGATAAGTCACATATATATTGGCAGTCTTGCAGGTTTTATTAAGGGGAACGCATTGGCTAGCCATTGAGCACAGTTGCAGTGCAATGAGGATCAAAATGAGAGGATGGTTCAGGCATGTTGTTTGCTGGAGATGTCAGCTTTGTTTATTCGCATTCCATGGATGACCTTTTAGTTTTTGGATTGGCTTTCAATAACCATGTTGTATACTTTAAAATTATTGTGAGAACGTGGTGTGATTGCTACTGCGTGTAATAAGGTTGGTTTGATCCCCCTCGACGAGGAGGGTAAAGCCATATATTcttttccattatctaaaaaatataaaagatgAACTATATCTTCTTgagaatttttacaatgattgaaaaaatgaGAGTTGTCCATGTGATGAAAAAATGAGAGTTGTCCATGTGATAGAATACGGTGATCAAAGCAGGAAGTACCTCGAAGTACCTAGACTAAAGTACCTGGTGGTACAAAAATACAGGACCAAGTACCAATAAGTGggaccgaatactaatttaatttaatttttgtaaATATCTTTCATTGATCAACGGCTAGAAAAAAATTCAAGGCCAAATACCTAAAAGTACCCATTGGTCAATCATTGTAACAAAGCTCTATTTTCTTTTCCAAGGTATATTTCCAAGACTTATAATATTTTCATTATTTAAAATAGgagaatttttacaatgattaaAAATGCAAAGGTTTTGcgtatttggaaaaaaaaaagggatcAAACTTATTGTGTGCTTTACACCTTTGCCTCAAATTTACAAGCATTACTATACGAAACAAGAAGAGACAACGACAACCTCCAATAATATGGGCAAAATCTATTCATCGCATATGCGATTTCCGGCGGAGCTGTCGCAGAAGGAGGCAGGAGCACCGTGCTTCTTCAACCTTGAGCCAGGGGGAGAgagcgcggcggccgctggctaagggagggggaggaggcggacggtgaggggtggtaggtgggaggagcggccgccggtgagcgcagccggggtggtggagggtgGAGGCGGCCTTATGATCCCGAGTTGCTGGGGGTGGGGCGGCTCCATGACCACCGGCCATAGAGGAGGGGGTTGGGGGGGGCAGACAGTGGCGGCGGtttggccggcggagggcgtggCGGCGCGGGAGCACCGCCGACCGAGCGGGGCCGGACAACCGGTGAGCTTAAAACTAATttgctaaaaaaatataaatacaaTGTGCTATAGTTCCTGTAAAAAGGAAAAGTATCCAGCCTCATTTGAACTAATAACACCGCAAATGTATTTAAACACCGATATATAAGAAATAGTCAACTATGAGAAACTACATCCTCTCGTCATAGCACATACCCTAACTCAGATTTGAGATTTCTATTATGAGCCCAAGGAGTATATATATTCTAGGTTTTTTCTGGAATTTCAAAATAAAGAACTTTTATTTGTTACAAACAAATGCAGAAATAGCTTGCTCATGAGGGTcattttatttgatttgttgagaATGTGATGTTGATGAGAAATTTGCTTTCTAGATTGTGCTATGATTAGCTATATATAGTCATTTTATAGCATGTTCTAGCTAGAATCATGATTCATTAAGTGATTTATGGATTTCTTTTCATTGGACCAATATAATCAATTCCAAACATACGAGGACAACAATTggatttccaaaaaaaaatattttgcattgcatttgaaTGTAGACTAAACAATTATTTGGATAAGTCACATATA carries:
- the LOC120711389 gene encoding transcription factor MYB61-like, which codes for MGHHSCCNQQKVKRGLWSPEEDEKLIRYITTHGYGCWSEVPEKAGLQRCGKSCRLRWINYLRPDIRRGRFTAEEEKLIISLHAIVGNRWAHIASHLPGRTDNEIKNYWNSWIKKKIRKPAVSTTSSSVTTTSSPPRSTAASDAAAALGHLQTPFSSAAEHQLDAIISQSLALSPKLLGAGGQADSPPAALLPPPHCPFFMFDTSVSPPSSLTSPAVAQLQHPFLTFTAAAMDAPSFQLPPLVDGIGMGMATMDCGLGEETGHDDHEGGNANNGQAAGMANGGGGCCYGQHQQKQQEEEQLGWDDESAQHLLMWDDDQELTPSNLEAMESGAHSLLFMGPNDHA